In Armatimonadota bacterium, one DNA window encodes the following:
- a CDS encoding VanW family protein translates to MRRALHLKWPLLAWIGLPALVGIGLAKQPQGEVCMGRFMTVLEGRTPNQRHNARLATRAIDGVTVPPGGEFSFNERVGTWSRDTGYRKAPVSFNGQLVLAWGGGVCQASSTLYNAALLSGMDVTERHQHRHAPGYVAPGRDAAVAFHGIDLRFRNPNPFPVRIRAALNENRLEFGVFGERAPEHRVRIVTQVRSLALPRTIESGGDGPFARIRNGGKAGFDVATYLVSGDRRKLLSTSSYPSMARIVEYSE, encoded by the coding sequence ATGAGGCGCGCACTTCACCTCAAATGGCCCCTTCTGGCCTGGATTGGGCTCCCAGCCCTCGTTGGGATCGGCTTGGCAAAGCAGCCTCAAGGCGAGGTCTGCATGGGCAGGTTCATGACCGTGCTGGAGGGACGAACTCCTAACCAGCGACACAACGCTCGTCTCGCCACGCGCGCGATCGACGGCGTGACCGTCCCCCCAGGAGGCGAGTTCTCGTTCAATGAACGGGTCGGAACCTGGTCGCGCGACACCGGCTATCGAAAGGCGCCGGTCAGCTTCAACGGCCAGCTCGTCTTGGCTTGGGGTGGAGGGGTGTGCCAAGCCTCCAGCACCCTTTACAACGCCGCCCTTCTCTCCGGGATGGACGTCACCGAACGGCATCAGCACCGCCACGCCCCGGGTTACGTCGCTCCCGGGCGCGACGCGGCAGTTGCCTTTCATGGGATCGACCTGCGGTTCCGCAACCCCAACCCGTTCCCGGTTCGGATTCGGGCGGCATTGAACGAGAACCGATTGGAATTCGGAGTCTTTGGCGAGCGTGCCCCTGAACACCGGGTCCGCATCGTTACCCAGGTGCGTTCGCTCGCTCTGCCCCGGACGATCGAGTCGGGCGGCGACGGCCCGTTTGCGCGGATTCGCAACGGCGGCAAGGCGGGCTTCGACGTGGCGACCTATCTGGTGAGTGGTGACCGTCGCAAGCTCCTTTCCACCAGCAGCTACCCCTCGATGGCACGGATTGTAGAGTACAGCGAGTGA
- the ilvC gene encoding ketol-acid reductoisomerase, protein MGSSLVPNPQLLLDRTVAIVGYGNQGRAQALNLRDSGARVVVGLRESSAHRGTAEAEGLSVLPIEEAVAGADIVAMLVPDMKMAEAYEGFVRIALGPGSALLFAHGFAILSGMICPREDVDVVLVSPKGVGTGVRRKYEEGSGVPGLVAVHQDVSGRARDLALAYAWGIGCGRSLLMETTFREETETDLFGEQVVLCGGIPNLISAAFETLLEAGYTPEIAYFETLYETKLIVDLIVERGIAGMREAISDTAQWGGLTAGTRIVTDETRQAMRETIESIRSGKFAEGWLREARLGSHTLDALKSIERGLAVERTGAEVRKAMEDA, encoded by the coding sequence GTGGGCAGTTCGCTCGTTCCAAACCCTCAATTGCTGCTCGATCGGACCGTGGCGATCGTGGGCTACGGCAACCAGGGCCGGGCTCAGGCCCTGAACTTGCGAGACTCGGGTGCGCGGGTGGTGGTCGGACTCAGGGAAAGCAGCGCCCATCGGGGGACGGCGGAGGCCGAGGGGCTTTCGGTTCTTCCGATCGAGGAGGCTGTGGCGGGCGCGGATATTGTCGCGATGCTCGTGCCCGACATGAAGATGGCGGAGGCCTATGAAGGGTTTGTGCGCATTGCGCTGGGGCCTGGGTCGGCGCTGCTGTTTGCCCACGGGTTCGCGATTCTGTCGGGAATGATCTGCCCAAGGGAAGACGTCGACGTGGTCCTGGTATCCCCGAAGGGAGTGGGCACGGGGGTTCGCCGCAAGTATGAGGAGGGGTCCGGGGTGCCGGGACTGGTGGCGGTGCACCAGGACGTTTCCGGGCGGGCAAGGGACTTGGCGCTCGCCTATGCTTGGGGGATCGGGTGCGGGCGGTCACTCTTGATGGAGACGACCTTTCGCGAGGAGACGGAAACCGACCTATTCGGCGAGCAGGTGGTGCTCTGCGGCGGCATCCCAAACCTGATTTCCGCGGCGTTTGAGACGCTTCTGGAGGCGGGGTACACGCCGGAGATCGCCTATTTCGAGACCCTGTACGAGACAAAGCTGATCGTGGATTTGATTGTCGAGCGCGGCATTGCGGGGATGCGCGAAGCGATCAGCGACACCGCGCAATGGGGCGGCCTGACCGCAGGGACCCGCATCGTGACCGACGAGACGCGCCAGGCGATGCGCGAAACGATTGAGAGCATCCGAAGCGGCAAGTTCGCCGAAGGCTGGCTTCGTGAGGCGAGACTGGGGAGCCACACGCTAGACGCACTGAAGTCGATAGAGCGCGGCCTTGCAGTCGAACGGACCGGGGCAGAAGTGCGGAAGGCGATGGAGGATGCGTGA
- the nhaD gene encoding sodium:proton antiporter NhaD, producing the protein MDLPPALFQMLPLLAADTGGSAPNLTASWVGIACIALFAVAYLMVIGEERLRLHKSMPVLVAAGLMWLIIGIGVSMTGDSEALEAPIKRYLLEYGELFLFLLAAITYVNTMEERGVFSALKSWLISKNLSLRALFWVTGGLAFVMSPVADNLTTALVLGAVMVTLGKGHPKFVALGCINIVVAANAGGAFSPFGDITTLMVWQSGKVLFHEFFALFLPSLVSWLIPAALMTLALPKERPEPAAESARMKPGARTVVVLFLATITMTVLGHNFLHLPSAVGMMAGLGMLKAFSYLRSRTVARAHTDSDDPSLLSEIDEDRRSAATFDSFKQMERMEWDTLMFFYGVILCVGALNTLGYLAGLSNGLYGGLGPTLANSAIGVISALIDNIPVMFAVLSMNPEMSHSQWLLVTYAAGVGGSLLSIGSAAGVALMGQAKKEYTFASHLKWTWAIALGYLAGIGVHLALNGR; encoded by the coding sequence ATGGACCTGCCCCCTGCACTCTTCCAAATGCTTCCCCTGCTCGCTGCCGATACCGGAGGCTCCGCCCCCAATCTCACGGCATCCTGGGTTGGCATCGCCTGCATCGCGCTGTTTGCGGTGGCCTATCTCATGGTGATCGGCGAGGAAAGGCTGCGCCTTCACAAGTCCATGCCGGTGCTGGTGGCCGCGGGGCTGATGTGGCTGATCATCGGCATCGGGGTTTCCATGACTGGCGACTCAGAGGCCCTGGAAGCACCCATCAAGCGCTACCTCCTGGAGTACGGCGAACTGTTCCTGTTCCTGCTCGCGGCGATCACCTACGTCAACACCATGGAAGAGCGCGGCGTCTTCAGCGCACTCAAGTCCTGGCTGATCTCCAAGAACCTCTCCTTACGAGCGCTCTTTTGGGTGACTGGCGGTTTGGCGTTCGTGATGTCGCCCGTCGCCGACAACCTCACCACCGCTCTCGTCCTGGGAGCCGTCATGGTGACGCTCGGAAAGGGCCATCCCAAGTTCGTCGCGCTCGGCTGCATCAACATCGTGGTCGCCGCCAACGCCGGCGGCGCGTTCAGTCCGTTCGGAGACATCACCACCCTCATGGTGTGGCAATCGGGGAAGGTCCTCTTTCACGAGTTCTTTGCGCTCTTCTTGCCGTCGCTCGTAAGTTGGCTTATCCCGGCCGCCCTCATGACCCTAGCCTTGCCGAAAGAGCGGCCCGAACCGGCCGCCGAATCCGCCCGCATGAAGCCCGGAGCGCGAACCGTAGTGGTCCTGTTCCTGGCCACCATCACGATGACCGTGCTCGGGCACAATTTCCTCCACCTTCCATCAGCAGTCGGGATGATGGCAGGTTTGGGCATGTTGAAGGCCTTTAGCTATCTACGAAGTCGAACAGTCGCCCGCGCGCATACCGATTCCGACGATCCGAGCCTCCTATCGGAAATCGACGAGGACCGCCGCAGCGCGGCAACGTTCGACTCCTTCAAGCAGATGGAGCGCATGGAGTGGGACACGCTCATGTTCTTCTATGGCGTCATCCTTTGCGTCGGCGCGTTGAACACCCTGGGCTACCTTGCAGGGCTTTCAAACGGCCTTTATGGAGGGCTGGGGCCAACCCTGGCCAACTCCGCGATAGGCGTCATCTCCGCCCTCATCGACAACATCCCCGTCATGTTCGCCGTGCTTTCCATGAACCCGGAGATGTCCCATTCCCAGTGGCTCCTCGTGACCTACGCCGCGGGCGTGGGCGGATCGCTGCTCTCGATCGGAAGCGCCGCTGGGGTCGCCCTTATGGGTCAAGCGAAGAAGGAATACACCTTCGCTAGCCACCTAAAATGGACCTGGGCGATCGCACTGGGCTACCTGGCGGGCATCGGCGTGCATCTGGCCCTGAATGGGCGATAG
- the uvrC gene encoding excinuclease ABC subunit UvrC — protein MPRPLKPTDSVAEKLKKLPGNPGCYIFKDENGSVLYVGKAVVLKNRVRSYFHQSTKHAMRIARMVARVRDLEWIVVDSEVEALVLECNLIKQHRPPYNVLLRDDKSYPYVVITKEKFPRVLFTRRVRKDGSKYFGPYTSAYTVRETLQILHKAFQLIPCGKSWSGEPVQRPCLYHHLGQCMAPCAGMADRKAYQVVLDQVTQVLSGKGEALISKLRSDMSDMSDRMDFERAAEVRDQIVAIESMMQKQKVLDTDQIDRDVVAVVKDERGSAIQMLYVRGGKLIGQRQFFLDRSTEASPTEAVQEFVKQYYADAPEVPREILLPVEIEERKIVEAFLRNKKGSAVRIEVPGGGEGLALVEMAAANAEQALSAMASEIKQQEQWAEEAIVELQEALGLPTPAERVEGYDISNIQGTAPVGSMVVAIHGTAAKAEYRRFRIKWSPESPNDFAMMKEVILRRLRAYLDGQPKFATLPDLIMIDGGKGQLSAALEARDSLGLTVPMVGLAKKMELLYVPEDFLQPHSDISDLSSASALSDPSDPSDTSDSAKAPKQLRFREIELPLMSPGLVLLRRLRDEAHRFAVSFHRKVRDKRLSASAIEEIPGIGPRRKRLLLRTFGSLEGVRRATVEEIASVPTMTQRLAEQVKEFLAEA, from the coding sequence ATGCCGCGACCCCTGAAGCCCACCGACTCCGTCGCCGAGAAGCTGAAGAAGCTCCCCGGCAACCCGGGCTGCTACATCTTCAAGGACGAAAACGGCTCCGTGCTCTACGTCGGTAAGGCGGTGGTGCTCAAGAACCGCGTCCGCAGCTACTTTCACCAGTCCACCAAGCACGCCATGCGCATCGCCCGGATGGTCGCCCGCGTGCGCGACCTGGAGTGGATCGTCGTGGACAGCGAGGTCGAGGCGCTCGTGCTCGAGTGCAACCTCATCAAGCAGCACCGGCCGCCTTATAACGTGCTGCTGCGCGACGACAAGAGCTACCCCTATGTGGTCATCACCAAGGAGAAATTCCCGCGGGTGCTCTTCACGCGCCGCGTGAGAAAAGACGGCTCGAAGTACTTCGGACCTTACACATCCGCCTACACCGTCCGCGAGACCCTGCAGATTCTCCACAAGGCGTTTCAGCTCATCCCCTGCGGCAAGAGCTGGTCCGGTGAGCCGGTTCAACGGCCTTGCCTCTACCATCACCTGGGCCAGTGCATGGCGCCGTGCGCCGGCATGGCCGACCGCAAGGCGTACCAAGTGGTGCTGGACCAAGTCACTCAGGTGCTCTCTGGCAAGGGCGAGGCCCTCATCTCCAAGCTGCGGTCTGACATGTCGGACATGTCAGACCGAATGGACTTCGAACGAGCTGCCGAAGTGCGCGACCAGATCGTGGCGATCGAAAGCATGATGCAGAAGCAGAAGGTGCTCGACACCGACCAGATCGACCGCGACGTGGTCGCGGTGGTCAAAGATGAACGCGGCTCGGCGATCCAGATGCTCTACGTTCGCGGAGGGAAGCTCATCGGCCAGCGGCAGTTCTTTCTCGACCGCTCGACCGAAGCCTCGCCGACCGAGGCCGTGCAGGAGTTCGTCAAGCAGTACTACGCCGACGCCCCCGAGGTGCCCCGCGAGATCCTGTTGCCGGTCGAAATCGAGGAACGCAAGATCGTCGAGGCGTTCCTCAGAAACAAGAAGGGCTCGGCGGTGCGCATCGAAGTTCCCGGCGGCGGCGAGGGGCTGGCACTGGTCGAGATGGCCGCTGCGAACGCCGAGCAAGCCTTGAGCGCTATGGCGTCGGAAATCAAGCAACAGGAACAATGGGCCGAGGAGGCGATCGTTGAGTTGCAGGAGGCGCTCGGCCTCCCCACGCCGGCTGAAAGGGTGGAGGGCTACGACATTTCCAACATCCAGGGCACGGCGCCGGTGGGTTCGATGGTTGTGGCGATCCACGGCACGGCAGCCAAAGCGGAGTACCGCCGCTTCAGGATCAAGTGGAGCCCCGAAAGCCCCAACGACTTCGCCATGATGAAGGAGGTCATCCTTCGCAGGCTTCGCGCCTATCTCGATGGGCAACCCAAGTTCGCCACTCTGCCCGACCTCATCATGATCGATGGCGGAAAAGGACAGTTGTCGGCGGCGCTGGAGGCTCGAGATTCGCTCGGCCTCACGGTGCCCATGGTCGGCTTGGCGAAGAAGATGGAACTGCTGTATGTTCCGGAGGATTTTCTGCAACCCCATTCCGACATATCGGACTTGTCAAGCGCGTCCGCCCTGTCTGACCCATCTGACCCGTCCGACACGTCCGACTCCGCCAAAGCACCAAAGCAGCTCCGCTTCCGCGAGATCGAACTCCCCCTCATGTCTCCGGGCCTGGTACTGCTCCGCCGCCTGCGCGATGAGGCCCACCGCTTCGCCGTCAGCTTCCACCGTAAGGTTCGCGACAAGCGGCTTTCGGCATCGGCCATCGAGGAAATCCCTGGAATCGGGCCCCGCCGGAAGCGCCTGCTGCTGCGAACCTTCGGCTCCCTGGAGGGTGTCCGCCGCGCGACGGTTGAGGAGATCGCCTCGGTCCCGACGATGACCCAAAGGCTCGCCGAGCAAGTCAAGGAATTCCTGGCGGAGGCGTGA
- the uvrA gene encoding excinuclease ABC subunit UvrA, whose protein sequence is MSHDKIVVIGARENNLKNITVEIPRDKLVVITGLSGSGKSSLAFDTIYAEGQRRYVESLSAYARQFLGQMDKPDVDHIEGLSPAISIDQKSASRNPRSTVGTVTEIYDYLRILYARTGVPHCPNGHGPIERQSTDQIVDSVLEMPVGTKLQVLAPVVRGRKGEYKHILQEINRSGYVRVRVDGVMYEVTDDIPMDRYKQHTIEVVVDRLIVQEDIQQRLSDSVEAALKMGKGLVTLSWEGRSADGTLGVRELARAMPEAGQPQDGESASKLAQSGTEEDSASKLAHSQTDSQTERTYSESYSCPVCGFSMPELEPRMFSFNSPYGACPDCTGLGTKTEFDPMLIIPDLSKPLRDGAIVPFVYKSGEVKEWWPDMLDAVGRTVGFDASLPASQIPEEGMKAVWEGLPGQIEVHMHWGRSERKFKTEWVGVLASLRKRLDTTESEWVKNDLAQYMSTKPCPTCEGRRLKPECLSVFVGGKDVSQVSRMSVEDAVTFFDSLPKRMTKRQLAIGERAIKEILERLKFLLDVGLGYLTLDRNARTLAGGEAQRIRLATQIGSGLMGCLYILDEPSIGLHQRDNRKLIDTLVRLRDLGNTVIVVEHDEETMMAADWLIDLGPGAGEHGGWVVAEGTPEEVMKAKNSVTADYLSGRRKIEVPMVRRSPKGTCPV, encoded by the coding sequence ATGTCGCATGACAAGATCGTCGTCATCGGGGCCAGGGAAAACAACCTGAAGAACATTACGGTGGAGATCCCCAGGGACAAGCTGGTGGTCATCACCGGATTGTCGGGGTCGGGGAAGTCCTCTCTTGCGTTCGACACGATCTACGCCGAGGGCCAGCGGCGTTATGTCGAGTCGCTCAGTGCCTACGCCCGGCAATTCCTGGGGCAGATGGACAAGCCCGACGTGGACCATATCGAGGGCCTCTCACCGGCGATCTCGATCGACCAAAAGAGCGCGAGCCGCAACCCGCGATCCACAGTCGGAACGGTCACCGAGATCTACGACTATCTTCGCATCCTCTATGCGAGAACCGGTGTGCCGCATTGTCCGAACGGCCACGGCCCGATCGAGCGGCAGAGCACCGACCAGATCGTGGATTCGGTGCTCGAGATGCCTGTCGGCACCAAGCTGCAGGTTCTTGCGCCGGTGGTGCGCGGGCGAAAAGGCGAGTACAAGCACATCTTGCAGGAGATCAACCGCTCGGGCTACGTGAGGGTGCGCGTGGACGGGGTGATGTATGAGGTCACCGACGACATCCCAATGGACCGTTACAAGCAGCACACGATCGAGGTCGTGGTGGACCGGTTGATCGTGCAGGAAGACATCCAGCAGCGGCTTTCCGATTCGGTCGAGGCGGCGCTGAAGATGGGCAAGGGTCTGGTGACGCTGAGTTGGGAAGGAAGAAGTGCGGACGGTACTTTGGGAGTGCGCGAGCTTGCTCGCGCTATGCCCGAAGCGGGCCAGCCCCAAGATGGAGAAAGCGCGAGCAAGCTCGCGCAATCGGGAACAGAGGAGGATAGCGCGAGCAAGCTCGCGCACTCCCAAACGGACTCCCAAACTGAAAGAACCTATTCCGAATCCTACTCTTGCCCGGTCTGCGGGTTCTCGATGCCGGAGCTCGAGCCTAGGATGTTCTCGTTCAACTCGCCCTATGGCGCATGCCCCGATTGCACCGGCCTGGGCACCAAGACCGAGTTCGATCCCATGCTCATCATCCCGGACCTTTCGAAGCCTCTTAGGGATGGAGCCATCGTGCCGTTCGTCTACAAGTCCGGCGAGGTGAAGGAGTGGTGGCCGGACATGCTGGATGCGGTGGGGCGAACCGTCGGCTTCGACGCGAGCCTGCCGGCTTCGCAGATTCCTGAGGAGGGCATGAAGGCGGTCTGGGAGGGTCTGCCGGGGCAGATCGAAGTGCATATGCACTGGGGCCGCAGCGAGCGGAAGTTCAAGACGGAGTGGGTGGGTGTGCTGGCCTCGCTCAGGAAGCGCCTGGACACCACCGAGAGCGAGTGGGTGAAGAACGACTTGGCGCAGTACATGTCCACCAAGCCCTGCCCGACCTGTGAAGGGCGGAGGCTGAAGCCGGAGTGCCTGAGCGTGTTTGTCGGCGGTAAGGACGTGTCGCAGGTGAGCCGGATGTCGGTCGAGGACGCGGTGACGTTCTTCGATTCACTGCCGAAGCGCATGACGAAGCGCCAGTTGGCGATCGGCGAGCGCGCGATCAAGGAGATTCTGGAGCGCCTGAAGTTCCTGTTGGATGTTGGGCTGGGTTATCTGACCCTCGACCGGAACGCGCGAACCTTGGCCGGCGGCGAGGCCCAGCGTATTCGGTTGGCGACCCAGATCGGGTCGGGGCTGATGGGTTGCCTCTACATCCTCGACGAGCCGAGCATCGGGCTGCATCAGCGCGACAACCGCAAGCTCATTGATACGCTGGTGCGCCTGCGCGATCTGGGGAATACGGTCATCGTGGTGGAGCACGACGAGGAGACCATGATGGCGGCCGACTGGCTGATCGACCTGGGTCCCGGCGCGGGCGAGCACGGCGGCTGGGTGGTCGCGGAGGGCACACCGGAAGAGGTCATGAAGGCGAAGAACTCGGTGACGGCGGATTACCTGAGCGGCAGAAGGAAGATCGAGGTGCCGATGGTGAGGCGGAGTCCGAAGGGGACGTGTCCGGTCTAG
- a CDS encoding type II toxin-antitoxin system VapC family toxin, with protein sequence MYLVGAPHPNQVAVRRILQGLAARQERLVTNAEVYQEVLHRFRSINRMEVVPHAFKVLSKLVDEVYPIEIETVLTASELVVQYPALSARDAIHLSVMTLKGIESIVSFDSGFDLVPGIQRLS encoded by the coding sequence ATGTACCTGGTAGGTGCGCCGCACCCCAACCAGGTTGCTGTTCGCCGCATCTTGCAGGGGCTCGCCGCACGGCAAGAGAGACTCGTGACCAACGCCGAGGTCTACCAGGAAGTACTGCACCGATTTCGGTCGATCAATCGCATGGAGGTGGTACCACATGCCTTCAAAGTCCTCTCGAAGCTGGTGGACGAGGTCTATCCCATTGAGATCGAGACCGTTTTGACGGCCAGCGAACTGGTCGTTCAGTACCCCGCACTTTCGGCTCGGGATGCGATCCACCTCTCGGTGATGACATTGAAAGGAATCGAATCGATTGTCTCATTCGATTCAGGCTTTGATTTGGTGCCAGGAATCCAGCGGCTTTCGTAA
- a CDS encoding OsmC family protein, with protein sequence MAQMHDYPVSVRWSGGKDGGGSASCGNTGTQFPLSIGKEFGGPGAGTNPEELLTSSIAACWAITFGLIAANRKLPVANIEANAVGHVEQNGMQFTFTKITLRPKITLEPGATDEQAALASDMAHKAESYCIITAAVRDKVAVELEVEVVRT encoded by the coding sequence ATGGCACAAATGCACGACTATCCGGTTTCGGTTCGTTGGAGCGGCGGCAAGGACGGGGGCGGATCGGCCTCCTGCGGCAACACGGGAACCCAGTTCCCCCTCTCGATCGGCAAAGAGTTCGGAGGCCCCGGGGCGGGCACCAACCCCGAAGAGCTGCTCACCTCTTCGATCGCGGCCTGCTGGGCCATCACCTTCGGCCTGATCGCCGCCAACCGCAAGCTCCCCGTGGCAAATATCGAAGCCAACGCCGTCGGGCACGTCGAGCAGAACGGCATGCAGTTCACCTTCACAAAGATCACGCTCCGCCCCAAGATCACGCTCGAACCCGGCGCCACCGACGAGCAGGCCGCCTTGGCCTCCGACATGGCTCACAAGGCCGAATCCTACTGCATCATTACGGCTGCGGTCCGCGACAAGGTCGCGGTGGAACTGGAAGTCGAAGTGGTCAGGACGTAA
- a CDS encoding ABC transporter permease produces MAKEGHAALDSPSVAMLGVLTFVGECTLILWDVLKRLFRRPVEWRETVSQMAFIGAASVPIVLLTCFFSGAVLALYTSEFLLKYNAQQFVGGTIGLAAAREIAPVMAGIMVAARAGSAMGAQIGTMAVTEQVDALKMLSVHPTNYLVIPRVAASVLMLPVLALVGMYAAVGGGLLVGISSGVSSGTFLQSLQQYVIPHDFVGGLIKTPFFGLIIAVVACQQGLRTANGAVGVGRATTNTVVISMVLVYVANYFLAAVLY; encoded by the coding sequence ATGGCCAAGGAGGGACACGCCGCGCTGGATTCGCCGTCCGTTGCGATGCTTGGCGTGCTCACCTTCGTCGGTGAGTGCACGCTCATCCTTTGGGACGTCCTGAAGCGCCTCTTCCGTCGGCCCGTAGAGTGGCGCGAGACCGTCAGCCAGATGGCGTTCATCGGCGCGGCCTCCGTGCCCATCGTGCTCCTCACCTGCTTCTTCTCCGGCGCGGTGCTCGCGCTCTACACCTCCGAGTTCTTGCTCAAATACAACGCACAGCAGTTCGTCGGGGGCACCATCGGCCTCGCGGCGGCCCGCGAGATCGCGCCGGTCATGGCGGGCATCATGGTCGCGGCCCGCGCGGGCTCCGCCATGGGCGCCCAGATCGGCACGATGGCCGTGACCGAGCAGGTGGATGCCCTGAAAATGCTCAGCGTCCACCCCACCAACTACCTGGTCATCCCGCGCGTGGCGGCCTCGGTGCTCATGCTGCCGGTCTTGGCGCTGGTGGGCATGTATGCGGCAGTCGGCGGGGGGCTCTTGGTGGGCATCTCGTCGGGCGTCTCTTCGGGGACGTTCCTCCAGTCGCTCCAGCAATACGTGATCCCGCACGACTTCGTGGGCGGGCTGATCAAGACCCCGTTCTTCGGGCTGATCATCGCCGTCGTCGCCTGCCAGCAGGGGCTGAGGACGGCCAACGGCGCAGTCGGCGTGGGCCGCGCAACCACCAACACGGTGGTCATCTCGATGGTCCTGGTCTACGTGGCGAACTATTTCCTGGCTGCGGTGCTGTACTAA